A window of the Sabethes cyaneus chromosome 1, idSabCyanKW18_F2, whole genome shotgun sequence genome harbors these coding sequences:
- the LOC128746058 gene encoding cytochrome P450 4c21-like: MAFAENLPTVQPCYPLIGNGMNVLWKTDEERFSSMMGGFQNPAKLFKAWLAVVPLICTGDPEMIQKILNHPQCLQKAPFYDMIRCEFGLFVAHYNIWKRQRKALNSTFNVKILNGFVPIFDRHAQVLVEDLLKYPTGKKVQITSYTIRCALAMVCGTTIGCDIHEDQKADKFSQLFDTIAEMVSMRMVNPILHVEFIYRLTSSYKMEKAARTEIYGFINKNAKIQRASRTEPSESSDQGDYRKPKIFIDQLLDLYEQNFFSETEVFDNVITMIAAGTDTSGTILGIIAHMLAIHPQLQEKVYQEIKKVFPAHDELSITPEKLGQLQYTEMFIKETLRLFPITPIIMRKTMREIELDEIKIPAGTLLTVCIHSLHRRTEIWGSKAEEFNPENFTSERIESRHPFAYIPFSGGNRNCIGFRYAMNSMKTVIVHLLLNFKLKSDLMRASDLRLKFAGLLKLSAEPGLTLEQRA, translated from the exons ATGGCGTTTGCAGAAAACCTACCCACGGTGCAGCCGTGCTACCCACTGATCGGAAACGGAATGAACGTTCTGTGGAAAACCGACGAAGAACGCTTCTCCAGTATGATGGGAGGATTCCAAAATCCAGCTAAATTGTTCAAAGCCTGGCTAGCCGTCGTTCCGTTGATCTGTACCGGCGATCCGGAAATGATTCAAAAAATACTTAACCACCCACAATGCCTGCAAAAGGCGCCCTTCTATGACATGATCAGATGTGAGTTCGGTTTGTTCGTGGCACACT ACAACATCTGGAAACGTCAACGGAAAGCATTAAATTCTACATTTAATGTAAAGATTTTGAACGGATTTGTTCCCATTTTCGATCGGCATGCTCAAGTATTAGTTGAAGATCTTTTAAAATATCCGACAGGAAAGAAGGTTCAAATCACAAGCTATACGATACGATGCGCATTGGCGATGGTTTGCGGTACAACAATCGGTTGTGACATCCATGAAGACCAGAAAGCAGATAAGTTTTCCCAGTTGTTTGATAC AATTGCAGAGATGGTATCAATGAGAATGGTAAACCCCATTTTGCACGTGGAATTTATTTACCGGCTAACTAGTAGCTATAAGATGGAAAAAGCGGCACGAACAGAAATTTACGGTTTTATTAACAAG AATGCCAAGATTCAAAGGGCCAGTCGAACAGAACCATCTGAAAGTTCGGATCAAGGCGACTATCGgaaaccaaaaattttcatcgaTCAACTGTTGGATCTTTACGAGCAGAATTTTTTCAGTGAAACTGAAGTGTTCGATAATGTTATCACAATGATTGCAGCA GGCACTGACACATCCGGCACAATATTGGGAATTATCGCACACATGCTTGCCATACATCCACAACTACAGGAGAAAGTTTATCAAGAAATTAAAAAAGTTTTCCCAGCGCATGACGAATTGAGCATCACACCTGAGAAGTTGGGTCAACTACAGTACACAGAAATGTTCATCAAAGAAACCCTTCGGCTGTTCCCGATAACTCCCATAATTATGCGGAAAACTATGCGCGAAATTGAACTGGACGAAATCAAGATACCCGCTGGTACGCTGCTGACAGTTTGCATTCACAGCCTGCACCGAAGAACGGAAATCTGGGGATCCAAGGCGGAAGAATTCAATCCTGAGAATTTCACTTCTGAACGAATCGAGAGTCGGCACCCTTTCGCGTACATTCCCTTCAGTGGTGGTAATCGAAACTGTATTG gtTTCCGATATGCTATGAACAGCATGAAGACTGTAATTGTACACCTGCTGTTGAATTTTAAGCTCAAAAGCGATTTGATGCGTGCCAGTGATCTTCGCCTGAAGTTTGCTGGTTTACTGAAATTATCCGCAGAACCGGGCCTCACTTTGGAACAACGCGCGTAA